In Xyrauchen texanus isolate HMW12.3.18 chromosome 23, RBS_HiC_50CHRs, whole genome shotgun sequence, a genomic segment contains:
- the LOC127663301 gene encoding ubiquitin-conjugating enzyme E2 D2-like translates to MALKRIHKELTDLGRDPPAQCSAGPVGDDLFHWQATIMGPNDSPYQGGVFFLTIHFPTDYPFKPPKVAFTTRIYHPNINSNGSICLDILRSQWSPALTISKVLLSICSLLCDPNPDDPLVPEIARIYKTDNEKYNRIAREWTQKYAM, encoded by the exons ATGGCACTAAAAcgaattcacaag GAGCTGACTGATCTGGGCAGAGACCCCCCAGCACAGTGCTCAGCAGGGCCAGTTGGAGATGACT tgtttcaTTGGCAAGCGACAATTATGGGACCT AATGACAGTCCATATCAAGGCGGTGTGTTTTTCTTGACCATTCATTTTCCTACAGACTACCCTTTCAAACCACCTAAG GTTGCATTCACCACAAGAATTTATCACCCAAATATTAACAGTAATGGCAGCATCTGTTTGGATATTCTAAGGTCACAGTGGTCTCCTGCTTTAACTATCTCTAAAG TTCTATTGTCCATCTGCTCACTCTTATGTGACCCAAACCCAGATGATCCATTAGTGCCAGAGATAGCACGTATCTATAAAACAGACAATGAAAA